The following proteins are co-located in the Thermoproteales archaeon genome:
- a CDS encoding 4Fe-4S binding protein gives MSIYARLRRKIEKKLGDWIINNEEKLLNISFNLMLENEEKQTFSQKVKYYFGKIASKILGGRFWGAVVVPLNYTIETSTNFLPTEEVLEIAKHSKIRAIGNCYCRKKYGDPIGLPLRTCMWFSESTYLLDLIEQKKIPDIDLKLVSLKDIEETLKKCDELGCVHQAIFFPSRRNIYVICNCHPSSCLVLKAYLKHGVKAVVKSNFTISYDREKCVGCHACIERCYFNALKPSADGKVEVVEENCVGCGLCVSKCPVGALKLVKKRIKS, from the coding sequence ATGAGCATATACGCTAGGTTAAGGAGGAAGATAGAGAAAAAGCTGGGAGATTGGATCATAAATAATGAGGAAAAACTTCTAAATATCTCTTTTAATTTGATGCTTGAAAACGAGGAAAAACAAACGTTTTCGCAAAAAGTTAAGTATTACTTTGGCAAGATTGCCTCAAAAATATTGGGTGGACGTTTTTGGGGGGCCGTTGTAGTTCCATTGAACTATACCATCGAAACTTCTACAAATTTTCTACCTACGGAGGAGGTTTTAGAAATAGCGAAGCATAGCAAGATTAGAGCTATTGGAAACTGTTACTGCAGGAAAAAATATGGAGATCCCATAGGATTACCATTAAGGACTTGTATGTGGTTTTCAGAATCTACCTACTTGCTCGACTTGATTGAGCAGAAAAAGATTCCAGATATAGACTTAAAACTTGTTTCGCTTAAAGATATAGAAGAAACTTTGAAAAAGTGCGATGAGTTAGGCTGTGTGCATCAGGCTATATTCTTTCCTTCAAGACGTAACATATATGTTATATGCAATTGTCATCCATCGAGTTGTTTGGTTTTAAAAGCTTATCTAAAGCATGGAGTCAAAGCCGTTGTAAAGTCAAACTTTACGATATCGTATGACCGCGAAAAGTGCGTTGGCTGTCATGCATGCATTGAAAGATGCTATTTCAATGCCCTGAAGCCTAGCGCTGACGGAAAAGTAGAGGTGGTAGAGGAAAACTGTGTAGGATGCGGTCTTTGCGTTTCGAAATGTCCGGTAGGAGCTTTAAAACTTGTTAAAAAAAGGATTAAATCTTAA
- a CDS encoding ABC transporter permease yields MRFSDYSFLAFASLKERKGRTLGAILGVMIAVVALALALGIGESFQIAFREQIERTLAANSIYVYSPTGITEADLAYYKNIYGVRDAFGIALKNVKIADPSGVKIVTLIAIEPKWIPEFLGLTDIEDLIEEGSSNLNGLGVIVGSDIWRDPQTGQKIRDVGEAFPIQILGSEGKQANIFIIGLAKPTGGFRGPTLNPDNAIYMDPEAYFTFIAKRRVYNLVIVIIEDVEMLESIEGEIRAFSPPHARVFSPAAMVGQVSAFVTALQTILAVISSVGIGVTALWVFDSMTISVVQRTKEIGILKAIGFKSSDILLLFLMEAMFISLIGSTLGIILASLASLLVKIPVFGYLLKVALTPTIIFLSIILPILANIIASIFPARRAANLNPVRALRYE; encoded by the coding sequence ATGAGATTCTCTGATTATTCATTTCTTGCTTTTGCTAGTTTAAAAGAGAGAAAAGGTAGAACGCTAGGCGCTATACTAGGTGTTATGATAGCCGTCGTGGCTTTAGCTCTCGCTTTAGGCATCGGCGAATCATTTCAGATAGCATTTAGAGAACAAATCGAAAGGACTTTAGCAGCCAACTCGATATATGTATACAGTCCTACCGGAATAACTGAAGCCGATTTAGCATACTATAAGAACATATATGGCGTAAGAGATGCTTTCGGTATCGCGTTGAAAAACGTTAAGATAGCCGACCCATCCGGTGTGAAAATCGTAACGCTAATTGCAATCGAACCAAAATGGATACCTGAATTTCTCGGACTTACAGATATCGAAGATTTAATTGAGGAGGGTTCATCTAATTTAAACGGTCTTGGCGTTATAGTTGGCAGCGATATATGGCGTGACCCTCAAACAGGGCAGAAAATAAGAGATGTAGGCGAGGCGTTTCCCATCCAAATTCTTGGAAGCGAAGGAAAACAAGCTAATATTTTCATTATTGGCTTAGCTAAGCCTACTGGAGGCTTTAGAGGCCCAACACTTAATCCGGATAATGCAATCTACATGGATCCTGAGGCATATTTCACTTTTATCGCTAAGAGAAGAGTGTATAATTTGGTAATTGTGATAATCGAAGATGTTGAAATGCTGGAATCTATAGAAGGCGAGATTAGGGCTTTTTCACCACCACATGCTAGAGTTTTTTCGCCTGCCGCTATGGTCGGCCAGGTTAGCGCCTTTGTAACGGCTTTGCAAACAATTCTCGCAGTTATCTCCTCCGTGGGAATTGGCGTTACTGCTTTGTGGGTTTTTGATAGTATGACTATAAGCGTAGTCCAGAGAACAAAGGAGATAGGAATATTGAAGGCTATCGGTTTTAAATCATCAGATATTCTACTGCTTTTTTTAATGGAGGCTATGTTTATATCCTTAATAGGTTCGACCTTAGGCATAATATTGGCTTCTTTAGCGTCGTTACTGGTGAAGATTCCAGTATTTGGTTATTTGTTAAAAGTGGCGTTAACTCCAACTATAATATTTCTATCAATAATATTGCCTATACTGGCTAATATTATAGCTTCAATTTTCCCTGCTAGAAGAGCAGCTAATCTCAATCCTGTGAGGGCGTTAAGATATGAGTAA
- a CDS encoding ABC transporter ATP-binding protein: protein MSKFVVVNNVWKVYDMGGVKVEALEGVSFEVNEGEFLAIVGPSGSGKSTLLHIIGGLDKPTRGYVEIGGLRVSELSSDVELSQYRNRVVGFVFQMFYLIPRFSALQNVELPLIARGVPKEERREMALNALKMVGLGDKANNKPSQLSGGEQQRVAIARAIVGKPKLLLADEPTGNLDTKSSETIMQVFKKLNEEYGITVVMVTHNLGLIWYCNRIVRLKDGRVVHIYKSGEYEELLQTFIKEKSSLET from the coding sequence ATGAGTAAGTTCGTTGTTGTAAATAACGTTTGGAAAGTTTACGATATGGGCGGCGTGAAAGTTGAGGCTTTGGAAGGTGTCAGCTTTGAAGTTAATGAAGGAGAGTTTTTAGCGATCGTTGGCCCTTCTGGAAGCGGTAAAAGCACTCTTCTCCATATTATTGGTGGTTTAGATAAGCCAACTAGAGGATACGTGGAAATAGGAGGATTGAGAGTTAGCGAATTGTCGAGCGACGTTGAGCTTAGCCAATATAGAAATAGGGTTGTAGGTTTCGTATTTCAAATGTTTTATCTTATACCTAGGTTTTCAGCTTTGCAAAACGTTGAACTTCCTTTAATTGCCCGTGGAGTTCCTAAAGAAGAGCGTAGAGAAATGGCTCTTAATGCTTTAAAAATGGTAGGTTTAGGAGATAAAGCAAACAACAAGCCGAGCCAGTTGAGCGGTGGAGAACAGCAGAGAGTTGCTATTGCACGAGCTATCGTAGGAAAGCCGAAACTGCTTTTAGCCGATGAGCCTACGGGAAACCTTGATACTAAAAGCTCTGAGACTATAATGCAAGTTTTTAAAAAGTTAAACGAGGAATACGGCATAACCGTTGTAATGGTAACGCACAACCTGGGATTAATTTGGTATTGTAACAGAATTGTAAGGCTTAAGGATGGTAGGGTCGTTCATATTTACAAGTCAGGGGAATACGAGGAACTGCTACAGACGTTTATAAAGGAAAAGAGTAGCCTAGAAACCTAG
- a CDS encoding carbohydrate ABC transporter permease, which translates to MRRFNLKLIAINILAWTIAIIWLTPFIGLFMTSIRPFKELTHGWWSLEQFHVTAENYFEAFNRGMGKYLINSLIITVPSTVIPIFVAALSAYAFSRFSFPIKDMLFLTLVFIQIIPSILTLIPLTILLREAKLLNTIAGLVLIHTAFSQPWITFFLRNFFLTLPKEIEEAAKIDGCSDIQIFSKIVLPLSAPALGSVASIQFLLVWNEFLFALIFLKAPDLWPVTIGVTVLSQSQYIANWGLLSAASIIAISVPLALFLVIQKYYIRGLVMGAVKG; encoded by the coding sequence ATGAGAAGATTTAATCTTAAGTTAATTGCTATAAATATTCTCGCCTGGACTATAGCTATAATTTGGTTAACGCCATTTATAGGATTATTCATGACCTCGATCCGCCCGTTTAAAGAATTGACTCATGGATGGTGGAGTTTGGAACAGTTTCACGTTACTGCGGAAAATTATTTCGAAGCTTTTAATAGGGGTATGGGCAAGTATTTGATAAATTCTCTGATCATAACCGTGCCTTCAACTGTTATACCGATATTTGTCGCAGCTTTATCTGCTTATGCTTTTTCAAGATTCAGTTTCCCAATAAAAGACATGTTGTTTCTAACGCTTGTTTTTATTCAGATAATACCCTCAATACTCACTTTGATTCCCTTAACTATCCTCCTGAGAGAAGCGAAGCTATTAAACACTATAGCAGGTTTAGTGTTAATCCACACAGCGTTTTCTCAGCCTTGGATAACGTTTTTCCTTAGAAACTTCTTCCTAACGCTCCCTAAAGAGATAGAAGAAGCAGCTAAAATCGATGGATGCAGCGATATCCAGATATTCTCTAAGATTGTCCTACCCTTGTCGGCGCCAGCTTTAGGTTCTGTAGCTTCTATACAGTTTCTGCTCGTATGGAATGAGTTTCTTTTTGCTTTGATCTTTCTGAAAGCTCCAGATTTATGGCCTGTAACTATCGGAGTTACTGTTTTGAGCCAAAGCCAATACATCGCTAATTGGGGGTTGTTGTCGGCAGCATCGATAATAGCAATTAGCGTTCCATTAGCACTCTTTCTCGTAATACAGAAATATTATATTAGAGGCTTGGTGATGGGCGCAGTAAAGGGTTAA
- a CDS encoding sugar ABC transporter permease yields MEYVGVENYFYVFNWKIFWLSFRNNILWILIHMPASLVLGLALAVLLRQKIFGKNLIRTIIFIGMVIPDVVAGIIWMFVYDPRIGVINAALEAIGFKSHGWLTDPNTAIYAMIIASIWVWTGFTMTTYIAALEEIPRELYEAAMVDGATPWQIFWKITLPLLRSATITIVVLTMIWDLKIFGLVYVLGGRAVPEFIYVLAYLVYKEAFIAFHMGRASAIAILLTLLVLISSAYMMRKMVKE; encoded by the coding sequence ATGGAATACGTGGGGGTAGAAAACTATTTTTATGTTTTTAACTGGAAAATTTTCTGGCTTTCATTCAGAAATAACATTCTCTGGATCCTTATTCACATGCCAGCAAGCCTGGTACTAGGCTTGGCTTTGGCAGTATTGTTGAGACAAAAAATATTTGGTAAAAACCTCATTAGAACGATAATATTCATTGGTATGGTCATTCCAGACGTTGTGGCTGGCATTATTTGGATGTTCGTGTACGATCCTCGAATAGGAGTGATAAACGCGGCTCTTGAAGCAATAGGCTTCAAATCTCATGGCTGGCTTACAGACCCGAACACGGCTATCTACGCTATGATAATAGCTTCCATCTGGGTATGGACGGGATTTACGATGACAACCTATATTGCCGCTTTAGAAGAGATTCCCCGTGAGCTTTACGAAGCGGCAATGGTTGACGGAGCAACACCATGGCAAATTTTTTGGAAGATCACGTTACCATTACTGCGCTCCGCAACTATTACAATTGTCGTATTGACTATGATATGGGATTTGAAAATCTTCGGTTTGGTCTACGTTTTGGGGGGTAGAGCTGTTCCAGAATTTATCTATGTATTAGCGTATCTCGTCTACAAGGAAGCTTTCATCGCATTCCACATGGGAAGAGCCTCGGCTATAGCTATTTTACTGACTTTACTAGTTTTGATATCTTCTGCTTACATGATGAGAAAAATGGTGAAAGAATGA
- a CDS encoding extracellular solute-binding protein produces the protein MIIILNKKALTRMQVILLAAIILVAIIAAVYFYMPKPVELEKEVVVYGIWAEAEGENFQKALDIFEEKTGVTVNYIPQSDIRTAIMTEFASGEVQFDIAIIPWAGLIKELARTGHIEDVTPILKEEGLEDKLFKDLLEMVKVDGKYYGIPIKMSIKTLLWYNPKVFEKYGLKPPTNWDEFLSVCETLKNNGVQPLAAGGKTKWTLTEYMEAFLFGMHGPQLTFDLIEHKVEWTDPKVKETFALMADLIKKGYWGEHPEAEEGVPQFTRLGNGEVGMWLILSATNVFMSQYFGFTPGEDYDVIPWPNPNPNVPKTVAANADYVIIAKKAPHPNAAKKLAAWLGGAEYQEAMVRMKGYLAPNKDVPLNAYDPIDSKVINILNNADAIVPDLDDACPGEFQLVIWSKIQEFFANPDNLDTILSEMEAEADRIYGGG, from the coding sequence GTGATAATCATTCTAAATAAGAAAGCCTTAACTCGAATGCAAGTAATTCTGCTTGCAGCAATAATCCTCGTGGCTATAATTGCCGCCGTATATTTTTACATGCCTAAACCCGTCGAGTTAGAGAAAGAAGTTGTTGTTTACGGTATATGGGCTGAAGCTGAGGGAGAAAACTTTCAGAAAGCATTGGATATTTTTGAAGAAAAAACAGGTGTTACGGTTAATTATATTCCACAAAGCGATATTAGAACTGCAATAATGACAGAGTTCGCCTCTGGTGAGGTCCAATTCGATATTGCTATAATTCCATGGGCTGGATTGATTAAAGAATTAGCCAGAACGGGACACATCGAAGATGTTACTCCTATTTTAAAAGAGGAAGGTTTAGAGGATAAATTGTTCAAAGATTTGCTTGAGATGGTGAAGGTCGATGGGAAATATTATGGTATTCCCATAAAAATGAGCATAAAGACGTTGTTATGGTATAATCCTAAAGTGTTTGAAAAATATGGATTAAAACCGCCAACAAACTGGGATGAGTTCTTGAGCGTGTGTGAAACTCTTAAAAACAACGGTGTACAACCTCTGGCGGCTGGCGGTAAAACGAAATGGACGTTAACCGAGTATATGGAAGCTTTCCTATTTGGCATGCATGGTCCACAGCTAACCTTCGACTTGATAGAGCATAAAGTCGAATGGACCGATCCAAAGGTAAAGGAAACATTTGCTCTAATGGCTGATTTAATAAAGAAAGGATACTGGGGAGAGCATCCAGAAGCCGAAGAAGGAGTTCCACAGTTTACGAGATTAGGAAATGGAGAAGTTGGAATGTGGCTTATTCTATCGGCAACTAACGTGTTCATGAGCCAATATTTCGGCTTTACGCCAGGAGAAGATTACGATGTCATACCCTGGCCTAATCCTAACCCCAACGTGCCTAAAACAGTAGCCGCTAACGCAGACTACGTAATCATAGCGAAAAAAGCCCCACATCCAAACGCCGCGAAAAAGCTGGCTGCGTGGCTAGGAGGAGCAGAGTACCAGGAAGCTATGGTCAGAATGAAAGGTTATCTCGCTCCGAACAAAGATGTTCCTTTGAACGCGTATGATCCCATAGATTCTAAAGTTATAAATATATTAAATAATGCAGACGCCATAGTACCTGATTTAGATGATGCTTGTCCAGGAGAATTCCAACTTGTTATCTGGTCTAAAATACAAGAATTCTTCGCCAATCCAGACAATCTTGATACTATATTATCTGAAATGGAAGCTGAAGCTGATAGAATATACGGCGGAGGTTAA
- a CDS encoding PadR family transcriptional regulator: MIHPFIWARKSPLKYIVLTMLRDKPKTGMDIIKELEKITFGLWRPSPGTIYPLLKILEEDGFVVHEKKDGRKIYSLTPKGEEVAKEVSIFLPATTLDNIVERMEAYTDYLQDYVAVKGPLPKAIKKRLLSIITSLEEVVEV; the protein is encoded by the coding sequence ATGATACATCCATTCATTTGGGCAAGAAAAAGCCCATTAAAATATATAGTGCTGACAATGCTGAGGGATAAGCCGAAAACAGGAATGGATATAATCAAGGAATTAGAGAAGATTACTTTCGGTTTGTGGAGGCCTTCACCTGGAACTATTTATCCTTTACTTAAAATTCTAGAAGAAGATGGATTTGTAGTTCACGAGAAGAAAGATGGAAGGAAAATATACAGCTTAACACCGAAAGGAGAGGAGGTGGCTAAGGAAGTATCGATCTTTCTACCTGCAACAACCTTGGACAATATCGTCGAAAGGATGGAAGCATATACAGATTACTTACAAGATTATGTTGCTGTCAAAGGTCCGCTACCCAAGGCTATTAAAAAACGATTATTATCGATCATTACGAGCTTGGAGGAAGTTGTTGAGGTGTGA